One genomic window of Streptomyces sp. WP-1 includes the following:
- a CDS encoding DUF445 domain-containing protein, with amino-acid sequence MEPTETGTAGPAASSSYRTMTAFTPADEERRRGVRRMKLTATGLLLFVAVVYVLSKLAGNAGAGAWADYVSAAAEAGMVGALADWFAVTALFRHPLGLPIPHTAIIPTKKDQLGVSLGEFVGENFLSQDVVRQRLRAVGIGARLGAWLAEPEHADRVTAELATALRGALTVLRDSDVQAVVGEAITRRAGAREIAPGLGKMLEKVVADGGHKRAVDLVVSRAHDWLVLHGDNVMGAVQGGAPGWTPRFVDRKIGERVYKELLRFCAEMRDMPSHPARGALDRFLTDFASDLQSDTETRARVERLKGEVLGRGEVQDLIASAWTAVRSMIVAAAEDERSELRTRLRSALLSLGARMASEPKMQEKVDSWLEGAAVHVVTTYRAEITSLITDTVAGWDAEHTTRKIEAHIGRDLQFIRINGTVVGSLAGLLIFTLSRAVGG; translated from the coding sequence ATGGAACCTACCGAGACCGGAACTGCCGGACCGGCCGCGTCGTCGTCGTACCGGACGATGACGGCCTTCACCCCGGCCGACGAGGAGCGTCGGCGCGGGGTGCGGCGGATGAAACTGACCGCGACGGGTCTGCTGCTGTTCGTGGCGGTGGTCTACGTCCTGTCCAAGCTGGCCGGGAACGCGGGCGCCGGGGCGTGGGCGGACTACGTCTCGGCGGCGGCGGAGGCGGGCATGGTGGGCGCGCTGGCGGACTGGTTCGCGGTGACCGCGCTGTTCCGGCATCCCCTGGGGCTGCCGATCCCGCACACCGCGATCATCCCGACCAAGAAGGACCAGCTGGGCGTCTCGCTGGGCGAGTTCGTGGGGGAGAACTTCCTGTCCCAGGACGTCGTACGGCAGCGGCTGCGCGCCGTCGGCATCGGTGCCCGGCTGGGTGCCTGGCTGGCCGAGCCGGAGCATGCGGACCGGGTGACGGCGGAGCTGGCGACGGCGTTGCGCGGTGCGCTCACGGTGTTGCGGGACTCGGATGTGCAGGCGGTGGTGGGGGAGGCGATCACGCGGCGGGCCGGGGCCCGGGAGATCGCGCCGGGGCTGGGCAAGATGCTGGAGAAGGTTGTCGCGGACGGCGGTCACAAGCGGGCGGTGGACCTGGTGGTCTCGCGGGCCCATGACTGGCTGGTGCTGCACGGCGACAATGTGATGGGGGCGGTGCAGGGCGGGGCGCCGGGCTGGACCCCGCGGTTCGTGGACCGCAAGATCGGCGAGCGGGTCTACAAGGAGTTGCTGCGTTTCTGCGCGGAGATGCGGGACATGCCGTCCCATCCGGCGCGTGGCGCGCTGGACCGCTTCCTGACCGATTTCGCCTCCGATCTCCAGTCGGACACCGAGACCCGGGCGCGGGTGGAGCGGCTGAAGGGTGAGGTGCTGGGCCGGGGCGAGGTGCAGGATCTGATCGCGTCGGCCTGGACGGCCGTACGGTCGATGATCGTCGCGGCGGCGGAGGACGAGCGCAGTGAGCTGCGGACGCGGCTGCGGTCGGCGCTGCTGTCCCTGGGCGCGCGGATGGCGAGCGAGCCGAAGATGCAGGAGAAGGTGGACAGCTGGCTGGAGGGCGCGGCGGTGCATGTCGTGACCACGTACCGGGCCGAGATCACCTCGTTGATCACGGACACGGTGGCGGGCTGGGACGCCGAGCACACCACCCGGAAGATCGAGGCGCACATCGGGCGCGATCTGCAGTTCAT
- a CDS encoding SGNH/GDSL hydrolase family protein, producing MTTRPDGAPEAPRAQHRTKYLALLGALVALVVAVSTGIYVTATTGDHTARGTLADDRPHHGSAAPASTGTWVGSWAGAPVGGEPGTETAGLAGRSVRNVVHADAGGTSARITLSNLYGQTPLDITHATLALSAGDATAAADADTMRRLTFGGATGVVIPAGEQVVSDAVRLLIPHDTDVLVTTYSPTPSGPVTYHPHAQQTSYVAAGDRTEDSTGAPYTRRTPYWRYLTALDVLSNEADGTVVVFGDSITDGITSTVGANRRWPDVLGDRLRSALAGGQRLPRYSVVNEGISGNQVLADGLGRPAENQSGLNRFGRDALSRTDVKVVVIDLGINDILRDPRLDGPDRILTGLRTLVREAHARGLKVVGATLMPFQGHRGWTPAREAVRRQINAQIRAGRVYDAVTDFDKALRDPYDPRRLRPDYDSGDHLHPSDLGFATMAKVFDLRTLKGGGQAEL from the coding sequence GTGACCACGCGCCCCGACGGAGCCCCCGAGGCCCCCCGCGCACAGCACCGCACCAAGTACCTCGCCCTGCTCGGCGCGCTCGTCGCGCTGGTGGTGGCCGTCAGCACCGGTATCTACGTCACCGCGACGACCGGCGACCACACCGCCCGCGGCACCCTCGCCGACGACCGCCCGCACCACGGCTCCGCCGCACCCGCGTCCACCGGCACCTGGGTCGGCTCCTGGGCCGGCGCCCCCGTCGGCGGCGAACCGGGCACCGAGACGGCCGGCCTCGCGGGCCGCTCCGTGCGCAACGTCGTCCACGCGGACGCCGGGGGTACGAGTGCCCGGATCACGCTCTCCAACCTCTACGGCCAGACACCGCTGGACATCACCCACGCCACCCTCGCGCTGTCCGCGGGCGACGCCACCGCGGCGGCCGACGCGGACACCATGCGGCGGCTCACCTTCGGGGGCGCCACCGGCGTCGTCATACCCGCGGGCGAACAGGTCGTCAGCGACGCGGTGCGCCTGCTCATACCCCACGACACCGACGTCCTCGTCACCACGTACTCCCCCACCCCCTCCGGGCCGGTCACCTACCACCCGCACGCGCAGCAGACGTCGTACGTCGCCGCCGGGGACCGCACCGAGGACTCCACCGGTGCCCCCTACACCCGACGGACGCCGTACTGGCGGTATCTGACCGCGCTGGACGTGCTCAGCAACGAGGCCGACGGCACGGTCGTCGTCTTCGGCGACTCCATCACCGACGGCATCACCTCCACCGTCGGCGCCAACCGTCGCTGGCCCGACGTCCTCGGCGACCGGCTGCGCTCCGCCCTCGCGGGCGGGCAGCGGCTGCCGCGCTACAGCGTCGTCAACGAGGGCATCAGCGGCAACCAGGTCCTCGCCGACGGGCTCGGCCGCCCCGCGGAGAACCAGAGCGGACTGAACCGCTTCGGGCGCGACGCGCTCTCCCGCACCGACGTCAAGGTGGTCGTCATCGACCTCGGCATCAACGACATCCTGCGCGACCCGCGTCTCGACGGCCCCGACCGCATCCTCACCGGCCTGCGCACCCTGGTCCGCGAGGCCCACGCGCGCGGGCTGAAGGTCGTAGGGGCGACCCTGATGCCGTTCCAGGGCCACCGGGGCTGGACCCCCGCCCGGGAGGCCGTGCGCCGGCAGATCAACGCGCAGATCCGCGCGGGCCGGGTGTACGACGCGGTCACCGACTTCGACAAGGCGCTGCGCGACCCCTACGACCCCCGCCGCCTGCGCCCCGACTACGACTCGGGCGACCATCTCCACCCCAGCGACCTCGGCTTCGCCACGATGGCCAAGGTGTTCGACCTGCGGACCCTGAAAGGGGGCGGGCAGGCGGAGTTGTGA